CTGCGCAACTGTTTTATTGTACTTTTTGGCTACAGATGCTAAAACTTCATTCTGAAAGATGTTGTTCCTGCCTTCTGCAAAAGGCCCCCAGGCTTCTGGCTGTATATTATACTTCTTCATGAACTCGATGCTTTCTGTTTGCTGGTAAAACGGGTGTATTTCAATCTGATTCACAGCAGGAACTACCTCGTGGTGAACTATTAAATCCATTAAACGATCTGGTTGGAAGTTACTGACTCCTATCGCCCTAACCAATCCCTCATGATAAAGCTCCTCCATAGCCCGCCAAGCACAATGGACATCACCAAACGGTTGATGAATCAAGTAAAGGTCGATATAGTCAAGCTGAAGCTTTTTAAGCGATTTTTCAAATGCTTTCTTGGTCGACTCGTAGCCCGCGTCTTGTATCCAAAGTTTTGTAGTAACAAAAAGTCCTTCTCTTTTCACCATACCTTCCTCGATTGCCCTCTTAATAGCCTTGCCAACCGCTTCTTCATTCATATAAGCGGCTGCAGTATCGATTAATCGATAACCTACCTTGATTGCGTCATAAACACACTGTTCACACTGCGTTAGGTCGGTAATTTGATAAACGCCGAAGCCCAGTATGGGCATTTCAACACCGTTGTTCAAAATCACCTTTTGCATGTTAATCCCTCCTGTTGAATTAATTACATTGCCATACGCAGTATTTCTACAATATCTTCCTTTCGCAGAGGGGGACGACCTGGAAGCCTTCCTTCTTCATCCCGAAGCACTTTCAGCGTCTCTTCCGCATAACCGAAAAGCATTTCCTTGGTAATTTCTCCAATGCCCAATTCCGACAGGCGTGTAGGACACCCTATGGAACGCAAAAACTCTTCAAACCTATCAATACCCTCCATAGCCAGGCTCAAGTCGTCTTTGCCCGTTGCCGCAAGGCCAAAAATATGCTGAGCAAATTTGGCAAACCGGTCGGGACGGAATCTTGCAGCAAAGCGCATCCAGGCCAGGTTCACGACTGCCAGCCCTGCTCCATGGGGGATATCGTAGAGCGCGGAAAGTGTATGCTCGATCATGTGAACCGGTGCTATATAATTTGTACCAACCTGAACCCAGCCGTTCAGGGCAACTATCGACGCCCACTGCACCTGAGTGCGCGCTTCCAGGTCACTTCCATCTCTAACCGCCTTTGGTCCCCACTCCAAGACAGTAAGAATCACTCCCTCGGCAAATCTGTCCTGAAGAGGAGTCCCGTCTATACCGTTAAAATAACCCTCTGTCACATGGGTTATTATGTCGCAAACCCCGAAAGCTGTGTGGTTCTTGGGCACTGTCACCGTAAGTTCAGGATCCACCACTGCCACACGAGGATAGAGAACCTCGGCCTTAACAAATGTTTTTAGCTTTTCTCCTTCATCGTCAATTGTGATCACCGCACCGTTGTTCATTTCCGAGCCAGTTGCCGCCAGGGTAGGAACAGTGATAATGGGGAGAGCTCGCTCTGGCAGCCTGGGCACTTTCCCTGCCCGCACAAGCATATCCCTGGGATGTCCTTCATAAAGGACTGAGGCTGCAATTACTTTTGAGGTGTCCATGACGCTACCGCCACCCATGCCTATAACCACATCACATGCTTCTTTTTTTGCCAGCTCTGCAGCGCGCACCACAGTTGACAGACGTGGGTTTGGCTCAACACCAGAGAATTCCACCACTGAAACACCCGCTGCTTTGAGACTTGCTACCGCTTGGTCAAATGCTCCGCTTTTCTTTACACTTCCTCCGCCAATGACGAGCAGTGCTTTTTTACCATACGGACGTACCGCTTTTTCTAACTGCGCCAGCGAACCCGCACCAAAGATGAGCCGGGTTGGATTATAAAATCCAAATTTCATCATAGGTAACATCTCCCTCCCTAATATTTTGTGAGATTAGTTTAATACTTGGAGTTAACTTTAAGGCAATACCTTTTGGAGTATAAATCTTAGCAACTACCTTTGGGTGTCTTTGTCAACGGACCTGTTGCCGAACCCCTATCGGTAAGGCTAAGTCAGTGAGAATGATAAGGAATTGGGTGACCATAGCCGGAGAAAAAATGCCGTTAAACCGGAGCTCTGCCCGGGTTCCTTTCGTTTACCTCCCATCCATTTTACCAACTGCCTGATATTGTGCGCCGCCAAAGCTAACAGGACCTGAGTATGTACCTTCGTACTACCAAACTTCGTCCGGATATTCTTTTACCGTCTTTTCCTGTTCATGATAAAATCTACCCTTTACTAAGGAGTCCAAGGAAGCATTAACTTGCATGACGGTAGCATCTACGAACACTTTTTCGCCTTGGATTAATCCTTGCTCCTGGCATACTTGGACAATGTGTCGGAAGAACTGTTCGTAAACCTCTCTTCCAAAACGAACCCGAGCTTTGGAAAGAATGCTGTGGTCAGGTGGTGTTTCGTCCAGGTCGTATCCAAGAAACCACATAAACGCTAAATTTAACCGACACTCTTCGGCAAGTTTCCTCTCGCTGATTATCCCGTACAGGTATCCGAGCAGAGCCATCTTGAAAATAACAACCGGGTCTACAGAGGGAGAACCGGTATGGCTGTAGTACGAACGGACGTAGTCGTAAATTTTTGCTGCAGGTTCCGCACATGCGCGGGGTGGGATTCCGCTACCGGCCGGTATGGGACCTGAGACACCCGGAAATGGTCGAGGCCTAGCCCCCTCATGACCCGGGGATTTTACGCCCGTCAGGACTCGGTCACACCGTTACGGTTTTGCCCCGCCAAAGAAAAGGGCACAAAGCCGGTTTTCGATGTCGTTCCAGTCGACAGGAGTGGGCTTGCCCAGAAAATGCAGGGCGGTTACTGCGGTCATGCCGAAAAAGGCGACGGCGAGGACTTCGGGATCTTGTCGGCGTATGGCGCCCTCTTCCATTCCCCGCAAGAAATACCCACCGATTAGGGCATAATACTCGGTCAAGAGCTCCTGGAGCCTCTGCTGGCGGTCTAGCGATCCCCAGGCTTCGGCCAGGATGACCCGGCATACATCCCAGTAGTCTGTGAAGAAAGCCAGGTGGACCTGGACCAGCTTTTCCAGTATGGCAGGGGTTTCTTCTTCGATTCCGGCCAGAGCTCGGTTTAGTCGTTGCTTCAGGATGGCCATCGCTTCGTCGATGAGAAAGAGGAAGATATCTTCCTTTCCCTTGAAGTAATAATAGACTGTACCTTTAGCCACGGCTGCGGCTTCGGCGATCTCGTCGACCGTGGTTTTTTCAAATCCTTTTTCGGCAAACAGGCGGGCTGCCGCTTCAAACAGCTTCTTTTTCTTTCCCGTGTCTTGGGGCGGGCTCTTGTCCATCAGGTACTGCTCCTTTTAAAGTTTATTTTCCCTCAGTCCGGTTCGTCGTACTGCTGCCACTGGACATTCCTTATCCTGCAGGTAGAGAGTACAGCCAGGCCAACGAACACCACTGCCATGATAGCCAGAACCAGGATGTCGGTCAATACCTCGTTCAAGCCTGCCGATTTCATGGTTATGGCACGGGCGGCGTGGGTCATCCAGGTGGCAGGGCATAAGTATCCGAAATACCGAACCCAGGCGGCCATGCTCTGGTGCGGCCAGGTGAATCCGGTAGCCAGAGCCATAGGCAGGTTGAAGAGGCAAATGACAGTGGTGGCCTGTACGGTGTCGCGGAAGACGCCGGAAAGGGCGTAGCCCAGGCCTACTACGGCCAGGCCAAACAGGGCCAAGGCCAGCCACAAAAGGAATATATTGCCGTGCACGGGCAGCCCCAGAAAAAGATGCGAACCGGCCAAGGCCAGGCCGCCGTTGGCCAACAGCACCAGGTAGTAGGGAATGACCTTGCCCCAGAATATCTGGGCATTGCTCAAGCCAGACATGGCAAAATGGACCCACGTGTTATCCTCTTTTTCGCGGGCAAGGGTGAGGCCTTCTCCTAAGAGGCAGGTTTGCTGGACCGCGATGACGACGAGCAGCAGGAAAAGGAAATAGGTATAGTTGTACGTGGGGTTATACCGCGACTCCGAGACGAATTGAATAGATTTGAGAACGTCTTCGGCCTGATCCGGTTCCAGGCCAGCCCCGAGCATGGTCTTGGACATCAGTTCGGCTCCTACCGAACGGTTCACCTCGGCCGCCGCTTTGCGAAGGTTGTACGCATAGATCAGGTTGCACCCGTCTATGATCACCTGAACCCGCGCCGGATCGCCTCTGGTCAGAGATTTTTCAAAGTCTTCGGGGATGACTACCGCGGCTCGAACGCGGTTTTCATCGAGAGCCCGGTCCATTTCCCGAATCGTATCGGGATAAAAAACGATGGCCATGCGGGGATGGGCTTCCAGCATGCGGACCAGCTCGCGGCTGGCGGGGCTGTGATCCCGGTCCACCACTGCCACGGGGATTTCCGTTAGAATGCCGGCACAGTAAGCCAGGCCGAACAGGGTCAAGTAGAAAGCGGTAGCAGCAAAGAGCACCATTATTATAAACTTGTCGCGGGTGATTGCCAGCCACTCCAGGTATGCTACGCTTGCTATGTTACGCAGGGATTGCACTTTAAAAACCTCCTGCTCGGAATTACAGGTTGCCGACAGAGGGCATTGAACCAGGTAACGGTCGGTTATTTTCAGGGCTAAAGCCGCCAGGACGCCACAGACCAGGCTGATGAGAGCCAGGTTGACGACATAAGGGCTGATGGCACTCCAGCCAGCTCCCTTCATGGTGATGGTTTGGAAAGCCTGAAGATACCAGGTCAGGGGCAGGCACTCCCCGATTATCCGGGCTACGGGATGCATGGCGTCCAACGGCCAGGTAAACCCCGACAGTATAAAAGAGGGCATGGCCATTACCATCGTGAACCGAACTGAGTTTATTTTAGCGGTCAAGGCTGAAACCAGGATGCCAAATAGCCCGACGGTTACCAGGAAAACCGCGGTGGTTAAGGCCAGGAGCCAGGCCGAACCGTGTACCGGAAGGCGGTACAGGCAGGCCCCGCCCAGGAGGATGAGCCCCGCCTGTGCCAGGGCTGTCAACAGGTAAGGCAGCAGCTTACCCGCGCAGATGAGACCGTAGCCGTAGGGCAAGGCGCGGTACTGCACCCAAGTTCCCATTTCCCTTTCCCGGGAAATGGTAGTAGCCACTCCCAGGAGGTAAGTCTGCTGGAGGATGTAAAAAGCCATGCCGAAAAGGAGGAAGAAGGCGTAGTTGTAAGCCGGGTTGTAGCGGGCGGTAACAGGAAACTGCACCGCTGTGAGGATGCGTTGAACCTGCACGGTCAAAAGCCCCCGGGAAAGGAGAAGCCTGCTGCGCAGGGTGGCGGCCAGCTCGTTTATCACGTCCCCGGTGGCTGAAGTGGCGATGTTGGTGAAAACCATGTTGCTCCCATCGATGATGGTCAGGATGCGGGCAGGTTCTCCCCGCCCCGCCCGGCGGTCCAGGTTCTCGGGGATAACGACCGCCACCCGGGCTTTTTCTTCTTTGAGCCAGGATTGGGTTTGTTCATAATCGGCGGCGTAACCGACCACCTCGAGGGACGGATTGGCTTTGATGGCTTGGATTATTTCCCGGCTCATGGGACTGCGATCGAGATCCAGGATAACGGTGGGGATGTGGACAATGACCTGATCGCGGTAGACACCGCCTAAAAATATTAGCATCAAAAGAGGAACTGCGATGAAGATCACGGTCAGCGTCCGGTTACGCAGCAGGCACAAGGTTTCCGCATAGGCAATTCCTGCCAAAGCACGCAGCCGCATCAAACCCTGCCTCCCTCCTGTTCTTGCGAAGGTGCGGCCTCACGCTCACCGCTGCGGGCAAACAATTCGAAGAACTCCTGGGGCTGGTACACGGTAAGACTCCCTTCTCGCAGATACCCGATGCGGAGACTGCAGGCACGAGCCAGGGTCCTTATTTCTTCTAGCCGGTCGGTGGCCCATATGCAGGTACTGCCTTCATCTACGCGGCGCAGAAGGGCCTCGATGATAACCTGGGCCGAGTCGGGGTCGGTACGGG
The sequence above is drawn from the Syntrophothermus lipocalidus DSM 12680 genome and encodes:
- a CDS encoding aldo/keto reductase: MQKVILNNGVEMPILGFGVYQITDLTQCEQCVYDAIKVGYRLIDTAAAYMNEEAVGKAIKRAIEEGMVKREGLFVTTKLWIQDAGYESTKKAFEKSLKKLQLDYIDLYLIHQPFGDVHCAWRAMEELYHEGLVRAIGVSNFQPDRLMDLIVHHEVVPAVNQIEIHPFYQQTESIEFMKKYNIQPEAWGPFAEGRNNIFQNEVLASVAKKYNKTVAQVILRWVVQRGIVTIPKTVHKERMIENIGIFDFELSQEDMEKSATLDTKKSLFLSHNDPETVKWLGTLKFDT
- a CDS encoding iron-containing alcohol dehydrogenase, giving the protein MMKFGFYNPTRLIFGAGSLAQLEKAVRPYGKKALLVIGGGSVKKSGAFDQAVASLKAAGVSVVEFSGVEPNPRLSTVVRAAELAKKEACDVVIGMGGGSVMDTSKVIAASVLYEGHPRDMLVRAGKVPRLPERALPIITVPTLAATGSEMNNGAVITIDDEGEKLKTFVKAEVLYPRVAVVDPELTVTVPKNHTAFGVCDIITHVTEGYFNGIDGTPLQDRFAEGVILTVLEWGPKAVRDGSDLEARTQVQWASIVALNGWVQVGTNYIAPVHMIEHTLSALYDIPHGAGLAVVNLAWMRFAARFRPDRFAKFAQHIFGLAATGKDDLSLAMEGIDRFEEFLRSIGCPTRLSELGIGEITKEMLFGYAEETLKVLRDEEGRLPGRPPLRKEDIVEILRMAM
- a CDS encoding transposase, producing MTGVKSPGHEGARPRPFPGVSGPIPAGSGIPPRACAEPAAKIYDYVRSYYSHTGSPSVDPVVIFKMALLGYLYGIISERKLAEECRLNLAFMWFLGYDLDETPPDHSILSKARVRFGREVYEQFFRHIVQVCQEQGLIQGEKVFVDATVMQVNASLDSLVKGRFYHEQEKTVKEYPDEVW
- a CDS encoding TetR/AcrR family transcriptional regulator, producing MDKSPPQDTGKKKKLFEAAARLFAEKGFEKTTVDEIAEAAAVAKGTVYYYFKGKEDIFLFLIDEAMAILKQRLNRALAGIEEETPAILEKLVQVHLAFFTDYWDVCRVILAEAWGSLDRQQRLQELLTEYYALIGGYFLRGMEEGAIRRQDPEVLAVAFFGMTAVTALHFLGKPTPVDWNDIENRLCALFFGGAKP
- a CDS encoding ABC transporter permease yields the protein MRLRALAGIAYAETLCLLRNRTLTVIFIAVPLLMLIFLGGVYRDQVIVHIPTVILDLDRSPMSREIIQAIKANPSLEVVGYAADYEQTQSWLKEEKARVAVVIPENLDRRAGRGEPARILTIIDGSNMVFTNIATSATGDVINELAATLRSRLLLSRGLLTVQVQRILTAVQFPVTARYNPAYNYAFFLLFGMAFYILQQTYLLGVATTISREREMGTWVQYRALPYGYGLICAGKLLPYLLTALAQAGLILLGGACLYRLPVHGSAWLLALTTAVFLVTVGLFGILVSALTAKINSVRFTMVMAMPSFILSGFTWPLDAMHPVARIIGECLPLTWYLQAFQTITMKGAGWSAISPYVVNLALISLVCGVLAALALKITDRYLVQCPLSATCNSEQEVFKVQSLRNIASVAYLEWLAITRDKFIIMVLFAATAFYLTLFGLAYCAGILTEIPVAVVDRDHSPASRELVRMLEAHPRMAIVFYPDTIREMDRALDENRVRAAVVIPEDFEKSLTRGDPARVQVIIDGCNLIYAYNLRKAAAEVNRSVGAELMSKTMLGAGLEPDQAEDVLKSIQFVSESRYNPTYNYTYFLFLLLVVIAVQQTCLLGEGLTLAREKEDNTWVHFAMSGLSNAQIFWGKVIPYYLVLLANGGLALAGSHLFLGLPVHGNIFLLWLALALFGLAVVGLGYALSGVFRDTVQATTVICLFNLPMALATGFTWPHQSMAAWVRYFGYLCPATWMTHAARAITMKSAGLNEVLTDILVLAIMAVVFVGLAVLSTCRIRNVQWQQYDEPD